A single window of Lacerta agilis isolate rLacAgi1 chromosome 12, rLacAgi1.pri, whole genome shotgun sequence DNA harbors:
- the CIB3 gene encoding calcium and integrin-binding family member 3 encodes MGNKQTIFTPEQLDAYQDATFFTRKEILRLFDRYRDLAPQLVPLDYTKKPNVKLPYELIGSMPELKDNPFRQRIAEVFSEDGEGNMTLDDFLDMFSVMSEMAPRDLKAYYAFKIYDFNDDDYICKSDLEKTVNKLTRKELTPEEVSLVCNKVMEEADLDNDGKLSLEDFQHMIVRAPDFLSTFHIRI; translated from the exons ATGGGTAACAAGCAGACCATCTTCACTCCGGAGCAGCTGGACGCCTATCAG gATGCAACGTTCTTCACACGGAAAGAAATTCTCAG GTTGTTTGACAGGTACCGTGACCTGGCCCCTCAGCTGGTCCCGCTCGATTACACGAAGAAGCCCAACGTGAAGCTCCCTTACGAACTCATTGGCAGCATGCCTGAGCTGAAG GACAACCCCTTCCGGCAGCGCATCGCTGAGGTCTTCTCCGAGGATGGGGAGGGCAACATGACCTTAGACGACTTCCTGGATATGTTCTCGGTGATGAGTGAAATGGCTCCTCGGGACCTCAAGGCTTATTACGCCTTCAAAATCTACG ATTTCAACGATGACGACTACATCTGCAAATCCGACCTGGAGAAGACGGTGAACAAGCTGACCCGCAAAGAGTTGACCCCGGAGGAGGTGTCCCTGGTGTGCAACAAGGTGATGGAGGAAGCCGACTTGGACAACGATGGCAAGCTGTCCCTGGAAGACTTCCAGCACATGATCGTTCGAGCGCCTGACTTCCTCAG CACTTTTCATATCAGAATCTGA
- the SUSD2 gene encoding sushi domain-containing protein 2, which translates to MRPICRTASSSLVVFCSLALLGAVAQDSCSGHCGTPRSSCSCHTTCESLGICCPDYWEFCLNASPYSGTLLGGKDFSLLNVTASSSSDVNCRFAGSVETSGYVAGDGRVHCISPLLYQIGILKLEVSGDGGRTFPWMATWESVHHSKVSPLEKSTLVNETKWQYYGTPGTGGNLTVTWNRRTLQASHVNVEVWGYNETGEPYSSSWVAEWKYLYTLKRNLTNTGAFTFLPVPLDHYSAWEVGALRISSAACSDGQSNVAAIWSTEHALAWHLGDDFRKDPAAWATAKCRQWDALEAGLPNFLEEIPDCPCTLAQARADVGRFHTDYGCDIEKGSACTYHPGAVHCVRGVQASPRYSSGQQCCYNAAGTQVLTGDSIGGSTPDRGHDWGAPPYEKPPRVPGFSHWIYDVISFYYCCLWSNNCPTYLNRRPSSGCRKYRPPRVASAFGDPHFVTFDGTNFTFKGLGEYTVLESSLTALSIQGRTHRAKLSNGAEAKVTGFSAVAMQENRSDVVEIRIPEHLDGLEVLLNQKALNFSEQTWMDLNGLFLSTAPGLNVTAMFSSGVGVEVRRARRMLSLTVLLPAKFLNHTQGLFGVMNGNPRDDLTLRNGTILDANSCSPEELFAFGADWAVKNETSLFTYDSQFLLQTFFYGPKHDPSFLPIFRAPEDPTDPLTQEAAQLCQSDPFCRFDALTTRDLTVGNSTRWSHRIYKHLEESLQPVVSCGWLAPPSNGKKNGTSYLAGSTVRFDCSPGFSLEGSAARTCQEDGLWSGGTPKCLPSAGSRTLPWGSTVGILGFLGLAATHRII; encoded by the exons ATGAGGCCGATTTGCAGgacagcctcctcctccctcgtCGTCTTCTGCAGCCTTGCTTTACTGGGAGCAG TAGCCCAAGACTCCTGCTCTGGTCACTGTGGGACACCTCGAAGCAGCTGCTCCTGCCACACAACCTGCGAATCCCTGGGAATCTGCTGCCCCGACTACTGGGAATTCTGCCTGAACGCCTCTCCCTACTCAGGAACCCTCCTTGGGGGGAAAGACTTTAGCCTCCTCAACGTGACCGCCAGCAGCTCTTCCGACGTGAATTGCAG GTTTGCAGGGTCAGTCGAGACCAGTGGCTACGTGGCTGGAGATGGCCGAGTCCACTGCATCTCCCCCTTACTCTACCAGATCGGGATCCTGAAGCTGGAGGTTTCCGGCGATGGAGGACGGACATTTCCCTGGATGGCAACCTGGGAGTCAG TTCATCACAGCAAAGTGTCTCCTTTGGAGAAAAGCACGCTGGTGAATGAAACCAAGTGGCAGTACTATGGCACTCCTGGCACCGGGGGGAACCTGACAGTCACCTGGAACCGCCGGACGCTTCAAGCCAGCCACGTCAATGTCGAAGTCTGGGGCTATAACGAAACAG GTGAGCCTTATTCCAGCTCGTGGGTGGCGGAATGGAAATACCTTTACACCCTGAAGAGAAACCTGACCAACACAGGAGCCTTCACTTTCCTGCCGGTCCCCTTGGATCACTACTCTGCCTGGGAAGTGGGGGCTCTGAGGATTTCCTCCGCTGCTTGTTCTGACGGTCAGAG CAACGTGGCGGCCATCTGGAGCACGGAGCACGCCTTGGCCTGGCACCTGGGAGACGACTTCCGGAAGGACCCAGCCGCGTGGGCCACAGCCAAGTGCCGCCAGTGGGACGCCCTCGAGGCAGGCCTGCCCAATTTCCTAGAGGAGATCCCAGACTGCCCCTGCACTTTGGCACAGGCCCGGGCGGATGTGGGGAGATTCCAC ACTGACTACGGGTGTGACATAGAGAAGGGCAGTGCCTGCACCTACCACCCGGGGGCAGTGCACTGTGTCCGGGGGGTTCAGGCCAG CCCACGATACTCCTCAGGGCAGCAGTGCTGCTACAATGCTGCAGGGACCCAGGTCCTCACCGGAGACTCCATCGGGGGAAGCACACCGGACCGAGGCCACGACTGGGGGGCTCCCCCTTATGAAAAGCCCCCCAGGGTCCCTGGCTTTTCCCACTGGATTTATGATGTCATCAGCTTCTACTACTGCTGCTTGTGGTCCAATAACTGCCCCACTTACCTCAACCGCCGTCCCTCAAGTGGCTGCAGGAAGTACCGTCCCCCCAGAGTTG cctcagcttttggaGATCCTCACTTTGTCACTTTTGACGGGACTAACTTCACCTTCAAAGGCCTTGGAGAATACACTGTGCTGGAATCCAGCCTCACAGCCCTGAGCATCCAAGGGAGAACCCACCGTGCCAAGCTGTCAAATG GAGCTGAGGCCAAGGTGACGGGCTTCTCTGCCGTTGCCATGCAGGAGAATCGCTCAGATGTGGTTGAGATACGTATCCCAGAGCACTTGGACGGGCTGGAGGTCCTGCTCAACCAGAAGGCACTCAACTTCTCTGAACAAACCTGGATGGATCTGAATG GCCTCTTTCTCTCCACTGCCCCTGGGCTGAATGTCACTGCCATGTTCTCCTCGGGAGTCGGAGTCGAAGTGAGGAGGGCGCGGAGGATGCTGAGCCTGACTGTTTTGCTGCCCGCAAAGTTCCTGAATCACACACAGGGGCTCTTTGGGGTCATGAATGGCAACCCCCGGGACGACTTGACCCTCCGCAATGGGACCATCCTAGATGCCAACAGTTGCAGCCCAGAAGAGCTGTTTGCATTTGGCGCAGACT GGGCCGTCAAGAACGAAACCTCCCTCTTCACCTACGACAGCCAGTTCCTGCTGCAGACCTTCTTCTACGGGCCAAAGCATGACCCCTCTTTCCTGCCCATCTTCCGGGCCCCTGAAGATCCCACCGATCCCCTCACTCAGGAAGCGGCCCAACTCTGCCAGTCGGACCCTTTCTGCAGGTTTGACGCACTGACGACAAGAGACCTCACAGTGGGGAACAGCACCAGGTGGTCCCACCGGATCTACAAGCACCTAGAAGAGAGCCTGCAGCCAG TGGTTTCttgtggctggctggcacccCCCTCCAACGGCAAGAAGAATGGAACCAGTTACTTAGCAGGATCCACCGTCCGCTTCGACTGCAGTCCTGGGTTCAGCCTTGAGGGATCCGCAGCCAGGACATGCCAGGAGGACGGGCTCTGGTCAGGCGGAACCCCCAAATGCCTGCCAAGTGCAG GGAGCAGGACACTTCCCTGGGGCTCCACGGTTGGCATCCTGGGATTCCTGGGCTTGGCAGCCACCCACCGGATCATCTAG